A genomic region of Kribbella sp. NBC_00382 contains the following coding sequences:
- a CDS encoding 6-phospho-beta-glucosidase: MRLTILGGGGFRVPLVYQALLGDRGDGRITSVVLYDTDRSRLASIGSVLRQQAALYSDAPVVTETTDLDEAIRGADFVFSAIRVGGLEGRTIDERVALDLGVLGQETVGAGGIAYALRTLPVATAIAQRIAALAPEAWVINFTNPAGMVTEAMIPYLGDRVIGICDSPSGLGRRAALSLGLDPSSVFYDYAGLNHLGWLRGLESGGVDHLPALLADPAALGDFEEGRLFGVEWLRSLGSIPNEYLHYYYFARETLAAVQAVEQTRGTFLLEQQSRFYAETAEQPGNALELWQKTRAERESTYMVESREIADAGERDERDMSAGGYEQVALSLMRAIAHNERASLILNVRNRGTLHHLDADAVVEIPCTVDANGARPVTVSQFTDHQAGLVCAVKAVERSTIEAATSGSRSAAIRAFAWHPLIDSVTAAHQLLDGYVDQLPELAAFRA; the protein is encoded by the coding sequence GTGAGACTGACCATTCTGGGGGGCGGCGGGTTCCGGGTTCCCCTTGTTTATCAGGCATTGCTCGGCGATCGCGGCGACGGCCGGATCACCTCCGTCGTGCTCTACGACACCGATCGTTCGCGGTTGGCATCGATCGGGTCGGTACTCCGCCAGCAGGCCGCGCTGTACTCCGATGCGCCGGTGGTGACCGAGACGACCGACCTCGACGAGGCGATCCGGGGCGCCGATTTCGTCTTCTCCGCGATCCGGGTCGGTGGGCTCGAAGGGCGCACGATCGACGAACGGGTCGCGCTCGATCTCGGCGTACTGGGTCAGGAGACCGTCGGTGCCGGTGGGATCGCCTATGCGTTGAGGACGTTGCCGGTGGCGACCGCCATCGCCCAGCGGATCGCCGCGCTGGCGCCGGAGGCATGGGTCATCAACTTCACCAACCCGGCCGGGATGGTGACCGAGGCGATGATCCCGTACCTGGGTGATCGCGTGATCGGGATCTGCGACTCGCCGTCCGGGCTCGGGCGCCGGGCCGCTCTGTCCTTAGGGCTGGACCCTTCGTCGGTCTTCTACGACTACGCAGGGCTGAACCATCTGGGCTGGCTTCGCGGACTGGAGTCGGGTGGGGTCGATCATCTGCCGGCGTTGCTGGCTGACCCGGCAGCGCTCGGCGACTTCGAGGAGGGGCGGCTCTTCGGGGTCGAGTGGCTGCGGTCGCTGGGGTCGATCCCCAACGAGTATCTGCACTATTACTACTTCGCTCGCGAGACGCTGGCCGCGGTACAGGCGGTGGAGCAGACGCGGGGGACGTTCTTGCTGGAGCAGCAGTCACGGTTCTATGCGGAGACGGCGGAGCAGCCGGGCAACGCCTTGGAGTTGTGGCAGAAGACGCGGGCCGAGCGCGAATCGACGTACATGGTCGAGAGTCGCGAGATCGCCGACGCGGGGGAGCGCGACGAGCGGGACATGTCAGCGGGTGGGTATGAGCAGGTCGCGCTGTCGCTGATGCGGGCGATCGCGCACAACGAGCGGGCATCGCTGATCCTGAACGTCCGCAATCGGGGCACTCTGCATCATCTGGACGCGGATGCGGTCGTGGAGATCCCTTGTACGGTCGACGCCAACGGCGCGCGGCCGGTGACCGTCTCGCAGTTCACCGACCACCAGGCCGGGCTGGTCTGCGCGGTGAAGGCCGTCGAACGCTCGACGATCGAGGCGGCTACCTCCGGCTCCCGCTCGGCGGCGATCCGGGCCTTCGCCTGGCACCCTTTGATCGACTCGGTCACGGCGGCTCACCAGCTCCTCGACGGGTACGTCGACCAGCTCCCCGAGCTGGCCGCGTTCCGCGCCTGA
- the rpsP gene encoding 30S ribosomal protein S16: MAVKIRLKRIGKKRAPHYRIVVMDARAKRDGRAIEEIGKYNPKAEPSFIHVESDRAQYWLGVGAQPTEAVAAIFKASGDWQKFKGLDAPAPLRVKEPKRDKQEIFNEALAEAHGTLKTEAVTTKKAAAKKAEPKADKAEAKADKKDDAVEAKTEEAPAAEVAAEAPADDAKA; the protein is encoded by the coding sequence GTGGCAGTCAAGATCCGTTTGAAGCGCATCGGCAAGAAGCGTGCGCCGCACTACCGCATCGTCGTGATGGACGCCCGCGCCAAGCGTGACGGTCGCGCCATCGAGGAGATCGGCAAGTACAACCCGAAGGCTGAGCCGTCGTTCATCCACGTCGAGTCGGACCGGGCGCAGTACTGGCTGGGCGTCGGCGCGCAGCCGACCGAGGCCGTCGCGGCCATCTTCAAGGCCAGCGGTGACTGGCAGAAGTTCAAGGGCCTCGACGCCCCGGCGCCGCTGCGGGTCAAGGAGCCCAAGCGCGACAAGCAGGAGATCTTCAACGAGGCCCTCGCCGAGGCGCACGGCACGCTGAAGACCGAGGCCGTCACGACCAAGAAGGCCGCCGCCAAGAAGGCGGAGCCGAAGGCTGACAAGGCCGAGGCCAAGGCTGATAAGAAGGACGACGCCGTCGAGGCGAAGACCGAAGAGGCTCCGGCCGCTGAGGTTGCCGCCGAGGCTCCGGCCGACGACGCCAAGGCCTGA
- a CDS encoding ABC transporter substrate-binding protein codes for MELSRRTLLAGGFAAMLGSTVVGCSSSINTGSTKKNATGNIALWCWPGGLGKSVLDDTIAHFPDQHIKYSEVGGDFKQKLLTTFNGGTSIPDITGVKGEDIASLLPQADRFVDLKTIGADSILGDYLEWKVKQATTLDGKVIGIPIDIGPTALFYREDVFTAGGLPGDPAKVAEQLKTWDDFLAAGVELKKSNPKAPIVADATDLYGTIVNQGTARYIDKDNKFIGDQDHIRRAWDIAVKAVTLKVDGKVLGGSADWNAGLDQGTVPTIVGAAWVALDIKSACKTSVGKWRVAATPSGPANFGGSFLTITKNAADPAAALEVIKYMLSPDNQAKAFADAQIFPSAPAAYDKPQLKAADPFFGGQVPIEVFGPAAKAIPIAYEAPLDSALATPFTDGLKLVQAGKKTSDAAWAEAVSKAKQIGKRQGVQ; via the coding sequence ATGGAGCTATCCCGTCGGACGCTGCTCGCCGGAGGCTTCGCGGCCATGCTCGGCAGCACAGTCGTCGGCTGCTCGTCGAGCATCAACACCGGCTCGACCAAGAAGAACGCGACCGGCAACATCGCGCTCTGGTGCTGGCCGGGCGGCCTGGGCAAGTCGGTCCTGGACGACACGATCGCGCACTTCCCCGACCAGCACATCAAGTACTCCGAGGTCGGCGGCGACTTCAAGCAGAAGCTGCTCACCACCTTCAACGGCGGGACGTCGATCCCCGACATCACCGGCGTCAAGGGTGAGGACATCGCCTCCCTGCTGCCGCAGGCCGACCGGTTCGTCGACCTGAAGACGATCGGCGCCGACTCGATCCTGGGCGACTACCTGGAGTGGAAGGTCAAGCAGGCCACCACGTTGGACGGCAAGGTGATCGGCATCCCGATCGACATCGGGCCGACCGCGCTGTTCTACCGCGAGGACGTCTTCACCGCCGGCGGGCTGCCCGGCGACCCGGCCAAGGTGGCCGAGCAGCTGAAGACCTGGGACGACTTCCTGGCCGCCGGTGTCGAGCTGAAGAAGTCCAACCCGAAGGCGCCGATCGTCGCCGACGCCACCGACCTGTACGGCACGATCGTCAATCAGGGCACGGCGCGGTACATCGACAAGGACAACAAGTTCATCGGCGACCAGGACCACATCCGCAGGGCGTGGGACATCGCGGTGAAGGCGGTCACGCTGAAGGTCGACGGCAAGGTGCTGGGCGGTTCGGCGGACTGGAACGCCGGCCTCGACCAGGGCACGGTGCCGACCATCGTCGGCGCGGCCTGGGTCGCACTGGACATCAAGTCCGCGTGCAAGACGAGCGTCGGCAAGTGGCGGGTCGCCGCGACGCCGAGCGGCCCGGCCAACTTCGGCGGCTCCTTCCTCACCATCACCAAGAACGCCGCCGATCCGGCCGCCGCGCTCGAGGTGATCAAGTACATGCTGAGCCCGGACAACCAGGCCAAGGCGTTCGCGGACGCGCAGATCTTCCCGTCCGCGCCGGCCGCCTACGACAAGCCGCAGCTCAAGGCGGCCGACCCGTTCTTCGGTGGGCAGGTGCCGATCGAGGTCTTCGGCCCGGCGGCGAAGGCGATCCCGATCGCGTACGAGGCTCCCCTCGACAGCGCACTCGCCACCCCGTTCACCGACGGGCTCAAGCTCGTCCAGGCCGGCAAGAAGACGTCGGACGCGGCCTGGGCGGAGGCCGTCTCGAAGGCGAAGCAGATCGGCAAGCGTCAGGGCGTGCAGTGA
- a CDS encoding DeoR/GlpR family DNA-binding transcription regulator: protein MLPKQRQDQIVRALRADGAGGVKVLAAQLGVSEATIRRDLEQLHEQGRLTRVYGGALAVDGGDEPFAEVSAVHATEKDRIARRAAALVADGESLLLDIGTTALRVAQQLHGRSLTVVTSNLAVLEELQNDEQIELIILGGFVRRSYRSLVGYLTEESLRQIHVDWLFLGTSGVRPDGRVMDSTMIEVPVKRAMIKAADRVVLLADATKFPGHGVAKVCEPTELSMVVTEPDADPATRAQLVEAGVEVVLA from the coding sequence GTGTTGCCAAAGCAGCGGCAGGACCAGATCGTTCGCGCGCTTCGGGCCGACGGGGCCGGGGGTGTGAAAGTGCTGGCTGCCCAGCTCGGGGTCAGCGAGGCGACGATCCGGCGCGATCTCGAGCAACTGCACGAGCAGGGCCGGCTGACCCGGGTGTACGGCGGAGCGCTCGCCGTCGACGGCGGTGACGAGCCGTTCGCCGAGGTCAGCGCCGTGCACGCCACGGAGAAGGACCGGATCGCCCGCCGCGCGGCCGCCCTGGTCGCAGACGGCGAGTCACTGCTGCTCGACATCGGTACTACGGCGCTGCGCGTCGCCCAGCAGCTGCACGGCCGCTCACTGACCGTCGTGACGAGCAACCTCGCCGTCCTGGAGGAGTTGCAGAACGACGAGCAGATCGAGCTGATCATCCTGGGCGGCTTCGTCCGGCGCAGCTACCGGTCACTCGTCGGATACCTGACGGAGGAGTCGCTGCGCCAGATCCATGTCGACTGGCTGTTCCTCGGTACCAGCGGGGTGCGCCCCGACGGCCGGGTGATGGACAGCACGATGATCGAAGTACCGGTGAAGCGGGCGATGATCAAGGCCGCCGACCGGGTGGTGCTGCTGGCCGACGCGACCAAGTTCCCCGGCCACGGCGTCGCCAAGGTGTGCGAGCCGACCGAACTTTCCATGGTGGTGACCGAGCCCGACGCCGATCCGGCGACCCGGGCCCAACTAGTCGAGGCAGGGGTCGAGGTGGTGCTCGCGTGA
- a CDS encoding RNA-binding protein — METEALEHLVRGIVDNPDEVSVRSRNLRRGRTLEVHVHPDDIGKVIGRNGRTATAIRTVVGALSSEQSVRIDFVDEFNRRPRR; from the coding sequence ATGGAGACCGAGGCGCTCGAGCACCTGGTCCGAGGCATCGTGGACAACCCTGACGAGGTCAGCGTCCGGTCGCGCAACCTGCGGCGTGGACGCACTCTCGAGGTGCACGTGCACCCCGACGACATCGGCAAGGTGATCGGCCGCAACGGCCGGACGGCGACGGCGATCCGTACCGTGGTCGGGGCGCTCAGCTCCGAGCAGTCGGTCCGCATCGACTTCGTCGACGAGTTCAACCGGCGCCCGCGCCGCTGA
- a CDS encoding carbohydrate kinase family protein, with translation MSELDVVVSGLVFHDLVLGLPSAPRPGTEVWADASAESPGGIANFAVALARLGLRTGLAATFGADDLGGRLWDRLTQGEGIDLTLSRKLDGWQTPLTVALAYDNDRALVTRGTPPPLSADELLTTPPAARAVAAHIGPWPNEWLAKARAAGSVVFADVGWDPTEQWDPAVLDQLEHCDVFLPNAGEAMSYTRTSTPTEALERLAEKVPLVVVSDGANGALALDAGSGERVVVPAVQVSAADTTGAGDVFAAGFIAATLWELPLAERLRFAALAAALSVTKLGGADAAPTWADLRAWHQQHPTEQSLSGQSLAALISAHFGPAPLRDQSGR, from the coding sequence ATGAGTGAGCTGGACGTGGTGGTGTCCGGCCTGGTCTTCCACGACCTGGTGCTCGGGCTGCCGTCTGCGCCGCGCCCCGGCACCGAGGTCTGGGCGGACGCCTCCGCCGAGAGCCCGGGCGGGATCGCCAACTTCGCGGTCGCGCTGGCCCGGCTCGGGCTGCGCACCGGACTGGCCGCGACCTTCGGCGCCGACGATCTCGGCGGCCGGCTCTGGGACCGGCTGACGCAGGGCGAAGGCATCGATCTGACCCTCTCCCGCAAGCTCGACGGCTGGCAGACCCCCCTCACGGTGGCCCTTGCCTACGACAACGACCGGGCACTGGTCACCAGGGGTACCCCTCCCCCACTGTCGGCCGACGAGCTGCTCACCACGCCGCCGGCGGCCAGGGCCGTCGCCGCTCACATCGGTCCCTGGCCGAACGAGTGGCTCGCCAAGGCCCGGGCGGCCGGCAGCGTGGTCTTCGCCGACGTCGGCTGGGACCCCACCGAGCAGTGGGACCCCGCAGTACTCGACCAACTGGAGCACTGCGACGTGTTCCTCCCTAATGCGGGCGAGGCGATGAGTTACACCCGCACGAGTACGCCGACCGAGGCGCTCGAGCGGCTGGCCGAGAAGGTACCCCTGGTGGTCGTCTCCGACGGCGCCAACGGAGCACTCGCGCTCGACGCGGGCTCCGGCGAGCGGGTCGTAGTACCGGCCGTACAGGTCTCGGCGGCGGACACCACCGGGGCGGGTGATGTGTTCGCCGCCGGGTTCATCGCGGCGACCCTGTGGGAGCTCCCACTCGCGGAGCGCCTCAGGTTCGCCGCACTCGCCGCGGCGCTGTCCGTCACCAAGCTGGGCGGCGCCGACGCGGCCCCGACCTGGGCCGACCTCAGGGCCTGGCACCAGCAGCACCCAACAGAACAATCTCTTTCAGGTCAATCCCTTGCCGCGCTGATCAGCGCACACTTCGGTCCCGCACCGCTGCGCGACCAGTCAGGAAGGTAG
- the rimM gene encoding ribosome maturation factor RimM (Essential for efficient processing of 16S rRNA) has protein sequence MLVIVGRIGRAHGIKGAVGMIVRTDDPDLRFADGAQLVTVSTPPRTLTVESSRWHSGRLLVKFVGSPDRTAAENLRNLEVQAEIAEDERPEDPEEYYDRELIGLKVRTTDGVEAGEVIDVIHLPSQDLLEIRRPAGNAVLVPLVEELVPSIDLDTGYVVVADRPGLLDPEGAEVVPSEPGDSGR, from the coding sequence GTGCTGGTGATTGTCGGCCGGATCGGCCGGGCGCATGGGATCAAGGGCGCGGTCGGCATGATCGTCCGGACGGACGACCCCGATCTGCGGTTCGCGGACGGCGCGCAGCTCGTCACGGTCTCGACGCCGCCGCGGACGCTGACCGTGGAGTCGAGTCGCTGGCACAGTGGGCGGCTGCTGGTGAAGTTCGTCGGGTCGCCCGACCGTACCGCCGCCGAAAACCTGCGGAACCTGGAAGTACAGGCCGAGATCGCCGAGGACGAGCGGCCCGAGGACCCGGAGGAGTACTACGACCGCGAGCTGATCGGCCTGAAGGTGCGGACCACCGATGGGGTGGAGGCCGGTGAGGTCATCGATGTGATCCACCTGCCCTCGCAGGACTTGCTGGAGATCCGTCGGCCGGCCGGCAACGCAGTACTGGTCCCACTGGTCGAGGAGCTGGTCCCGTCGATCGACCTCGACACCGGCTACGTGGTGGTGGCTGACCGGCCCGGCCTGCTCGATCCCGAGGGTGCTGAGGTGGTCCCGTCGGAGCCTGGAGACTCGGGCCGATGA